In Lineus longissimus chromosome 9, tnLinLong1.2, whole genome shotgun sequence, one genomic interval encodes:
- the LOC135493483 gene encoding guanylate cyclase soluble subunit beta-1-like — MAMANIEVRVTFHDVSKPAWDLQEEMSNMKDRQTYFRSRSLDDLDDVTYDETPTYDPGRRKSVCVARLHEEISSGSKHPDTMHSTQAGSLCFYSHKKRQCFIEPSFVKQALEDMVIAHYGDETWDEVRAENVNRRNSGIIPCSTSDEHLTATLVNDIAKVVGLSTGEIWEMFGERFFEFCEEAGYDKIMQVLGGTLVEFLQNLDAMHDHLATIYPGMRAPSFRCMESTSGDIDLSYHSERPGLEHIVVGLVKSVAKELNGKDVDVTIRDSDEIGKDVQFSIKHISGMNDGESDSAMSDDSDSDGLISYEPLISPMSFCKIFPFHVMFDRNLVITQVGDCISKLAPKCLDSNSRLHDIFRLNQPQIHIDFDQICHHSNIVFVLSFRQDLAPTSRLSSKSRRKQNLASSTENLLENEFSWDRSKMRLKGQMVYISESDQVMFICSPYVSNLDDLHDNGLFLSDIPVHDATRDLVLLSEQFRAEYELTQRLEVMTQNLRHTYKELEIEKQLTDKLIYSILPHSVANSLRAGKPVQALKYNLVTILFSGLCDFDRICTHNVPLAVVKLLNHLYTKFDMLLDRSSNDVYKVETAGDKYLVASGLPEKNVRHAKHIALLSLQIMDIAKDVKINGETVMLCIGIHSGDVVAGVIGQKLPRFCVFGDTVNIASRMETTSQPNKINVSEATYRCLQSPECHDQQFIFKERGPMNIKGKNVPIVTYFLSRRSRPGLQALLKNGLAVRESPKIPLELLQRRRKSETFFRFETSNRSARRCSELVLPSHGHCLLLVPRPVSEEDDYSDDETAS, encoded by the exons ATGGCGATGGCTAACATAGAAG TTAGAGTGACTTTTCACGACGTCAGCAAGCCTGCTTGGGACCTGCAGGAAGAGATGAGCAACATGAAGGACAGGCAGACGTACTTccggtcaaggtcacttgatgACCTTGATGACGTCACGTACGACGAAACGCCCACCTATGACCCTGGGAGGCGGAAAAGTGTGTGCGTTGCAAGGTTACACGAGGAAATCTCGAGTGGATCTAAGCATCCTGATACGATGCACTCAACTCAGGCTGGTAGCCTCTGTTTCTACAGCCATAAGAAACGCCAATGCTTTATTGAG CCAAGCTTTGTGAAGCAAGCTCTGGAGGACATGGTGATTGCACATTATGGTGATGAGACTTGGGACGAAGTGAG GGCTGAAAATGTGAACCGTCGAAACAGCGGCATCATTCCCTGTAGCACTTCTGATGAACATTTGACCGCAACTCTCGTCAATGACATTGCGAAGGTCGTGG GGCTTTCTACAGGAGAGATATGGGAGATGTTTGGTGAAAGATTCTTCGAGTTCTGCGAGGAAGCCGGTTATGATAAGATCATGCAAGTCTTGGGAGGAACATTGGTCGAATTCTTGCAGAATCTGGACGCCATGCACGACCATCTTGCCACCATCTACCCGGGCATGCGCGCACCAAGCTTCAGGTGCATGGAATCTACATCCGGTGACATTGATCTTTCCTATCACTCAGAAAGGCCAGGTTTGGAGCATATCGTGGTAGGGTTGGTGAAATCAGTGGCGAAGGAATTAAATGGAAAAGACGTCGATGTCACCATACGTGATTCTGATGAAATAGGCAAGGATGTACAGTTCTCGATTAAGCACATTTCGGGCATGAATGACGGGGAGAGTGATTCGGCCATGTCTGACGATTCGGACTCGGATGGCTTAATCAGTTATGAGCCTCTCATCAGTCCGATGTCCTTCTGTAAAATCTTTCCCTTCCATGTGATGTTTGATCGTAATCTTGTCATAACTCAGGTTGGTGATTGTATCAGTAAACTGGCGCCAAAGTGTCTTGATTCCAACAGTCGGCTCCATGATATATTCAGGTTAAACCAGCCGCAGATACACATTGACTTCGACCAGATCTGCCACCATTCAAACATTGTATTCGTGTTGTCATTCAGACAAGACCTGGCTCCCACCTCAAGATTGTCGAGCAAATCGAGGAGAAAACAAAATCTGGCGAGTTCTACTGAAAATCTGCTCGAAAATGAGTTTTCTTGGGATAGATCTAAAATGAGATTAAAAGGTCAAATGGTCTATATTAGTGAAAGTGACCAAGTGATGTTCATATGTTCGCCGTACGTTTCAAATCTGGACGATCTCCATGACAATGGCTTGTTTCTCAGCGACATCCCCGTCCATGATGCTACGCGAGATCTCGTCTTGCTTAGCGAACAGTTCCGGGCTGAATATGAACTCACTCAGCGATTGGAGGTTATGACACAAAATCTCCGTCATACCTACAAGGAGTTGGAAATAGAGAAGCAACTGACGGATAAGTTGATTTATTCTATCTTGCCGCATTCTGTGGCTAATTCCCTCCGCGCCGGGAAGCCAGTCCAGGCACTCAAGTACAATTTAGTCACCATCTTGTTCAGTGGTCTTTGTGACTTTGATCGGATATGCACTCACAATGTTCCGTTAGCAGTGGTAAAGCTTCTGAACCACCTTTACACCAAGTTTGACATGCTATTGGACAGGAGTTCAAATGACGTTTACAAG GTGGAGACTGCAGGTGATAAATACCTAGTTGCGAGTGGTCTCCCAGAGAAGAACGTTCGCCATGCTAAACACATAGCACTACTCTCCCTGCAAATAATGGATATCGCTAAAGATGTCAAAATTAATGGTGAGACGGTTATG CTGTGCATTGGCATTCACTCTGGAGACGTGGTAGCGGGTGTTATTGGTCAGAAGCTGCCTCGATTCTGTGTCTTCGGTGATACGGTCAACATTGCCAGTCGGATGGAGACAACGAGTCAACCCAACAAGATCAACGTATCCGAGGCAACCTACAG GTGTCTTCAGTCTCCGGAATGTCACGATCAACAGTTTATATTCAAAGAACGCGGACCAATGAACATCAAGGGGAAAAATGTGCCAATTGTGACGTACTTCCTGTCGCGGAGAAGCAGGCCCGGGCTGCAAGCATTGCTGAAGAACGGGTTGGCGGTGAGAGAATCGCCGAAAATACCACTTG aattGCTTCAACGTCGCAGGAAGAGTGAGACCTTCTTCCGCTTCGAGACCAGTAACCGGAGTGCGAGACGATGCAGTGAACTTGTCCTGCCTTCACACGGTCACTGCCTTCTTTTGGTGCCGAGACCAGTCTCTGAAGAAGATGACTATTCCGACGACGAAACTGCCTCATAG